The Elaeis guineensis isolate ETL-2024a chromosome 5, EG11, whole genome shotgun sequence DNA segment gttacgtgatcaattcgaattgtacctcatgaattctctctcctttaattgtctctctctacttgattttatgaaatcgatgaagaaacctcggtcctgtcacttcgaatccgatttgatctgatagtcaaattttggatcgtttaggtcctaattagattttgattagatgaaattagatgatcggacccaatctaaaccattgaaatatggtattcgtattctttctaattattgaaattgattctgtataggattgtggatgtttgatcatgggattatgatataagaaacattatgaattgacagcctgactatgtaaaggaccctgccaataggggcatatacgttggcaattgattatcctgagggtttatgtcgccagcgagaccagcgacatgtcgccagagagaccagcgacaaaccgtcagagagaccagcggtttcaaaggactttgctgccaaatGATTCGcagctaccgcaagcagatacacggtgttatgaccctgccacaggaaaaatatggtcatagctcatggttgacgaaaagaatttaaaaacgaaagaaattgaaatctggaaagaaacttaaatttttgaaaaagaaatgaatttggcatgaattatattgcataattgaaattgatttcgaattgataaactttatatgcttattttctataaatgattatttacttaaatgcctgatgaaatctgttgagaagtgatcattgcttactgggctgtctagctcattacctcttattttactatttttacagatgttgaggaattaagatgatacaagatatgaatagaagagtgatcagaagcaaaatctctatacttttatttttggttgaaagtcttattgaatttgatgtaaggactatgaatcattgttgaatttattgagatattaaaaaaaaaagaatttaggtcgttatattttagatttaaattgttgactaattattccgctgttgtttttggatagtatgataagatgccttgcatgcttatgggaagagttttctatgagtatgcggcggttgccatgacccttgattcaaaatctcgggtcgggggcgtgacaatatcCACCCAAAAAAGATAGCTTAAATCATGATATCCACTATACTTTTCCAGTGATATGTTCTTGACTCCCTTTGTTAAAGTACACGCAAAGTTTAATATTACTAGCATATTAACCGACGCAATGTGCgaagttttttttctttcattttttgcttTGAACACCCTTTATGTGAAAATATTCTCAAAACACTTTTATTTACATGCGGCATGCTTAGAATTATAATAACAATCCCTATATCTATTGAATACATAGAAGAGAGAAAGCTCTACTTTATTCGaaattttcaaaaagaatctTTAAAATGTATAGAAAATCAAACCcactatgaaaaaaatatattttttctacaaTTATATAAAACCCTGGTTTCAGAAATTCTAACTGAAAGTAGAGCACTCTGTTGGTCCCCGACTTGCCTACTCGATGTCATCTCTCTAGTCTCTTTCCGACTAATTTTTCTCTCAACTCAAATGTAGTTCAAGATTCAAGTATCACTGTTGATGGTACTCAAAACACATCACTTAGGCTGAAGATCAAGACAGCAAGATCTCTATCTCACTGCAAattgaaattaaagaaaaaggatGGACATGGTACCAGTTCTCAACTGACACTGGCATCCTTTTCTCAAAAACCTAATATAGTTAGGACCATTGGCAAGGAGCCTATGAATACCGGTAGCTCATCTATTCCAAAGGATATCGAACAATCGAAAGATGATTTATCCCATGCAACAGAAGAGccatgtaaaaaatttactgaAAATATCGAAGATAGTTCTGAATGGAATGACTTTAGCATAAGTTCACATGTTCAAGAACAGGGCTATTCAGATCCATCCTTTTCTGATAAAAAAGATAAGGATAGTGTTGCAATATTGGATCGCGAAGGATTcaagagaaaatgaagaagagcTTACCACTCTGCAAAGGTCATCATGAACCTTGTGTTGCAAGGTccatgaagaaaggtccaaatatAGGTCGTCAGTTCTATGTCGGTGCTCGTGCCAAGGTATGCTAATGATGTTGCTATTTATCTATACTCCTGATAATTGCTCCGAGTCTTATTATAGGTTTCAACAAGCTAATTATATAAGGTAATATTTAGAGGACTTTTAAATGATATTACAAGTTTTCAGTACTCATCACATCAGTTAGGTCTTGAATCAGGGGAAGGCAATGGTACCATATGTTAAGACTTAAATTGCAAAAGCTGGATAGCTGTCCAAACATGTTTTAGCCTTGGACTAAAGATATAAACCAACCTTTGAATTTGAGTCAAACTTTATTTTAGGAGATTACATTCAACCCAGTTCCATTACCTCTACCAATTAAATCTTTAGAAGATTTCACAGAATCCCTATCCCGGGCAAGCCTTCCTCCCCAACAGTAGTGACGGTGGTGAGCAAATGCCTACACCGCCATCCCAGCCCATCCTCCTCCTCGATGACCGCATTCACCATGAAGTAGGTCTGCTAAGACGGCAGCCCCTCCGAAGGAACCAGCCCCAACAAGGAGGCAGAGGACTCTGACGGGTTGTTATGGTGGTTGGCTGCGGCTGGATCGTGGATGGATTCTGTCGACATGGTGGCATCCACTTCCATGGTCGCAGTAGGGGAGATTGGAGCTGGGGTTTTGCAACGGCGTACTAGGGCAATGCAGGTCGAGCATTCAAATATTCAATGGAGTTCTATTCTCATGACCCCCTGCAGAGGAACTAGACCCAATGAGGAGGTGGATGACTCCGATGGGTCATCATGGTGGTTGGTGGCGGACGGATCATAGTCAGATTCTATCAACATGGAGGCATCCACTTCCACGAACGGAAAGAAggaaatacccaacacaaaagcCCAACCATCGTCTAAGCTTTCGTATGCAATGTTTCTTCCATGCGAGCTTGGCCATGTGGCTCTCTCTCACTCTTTTCAAAATACCATGTGTCAAACAGAGACTCATCCATTGAGAAatttccattttaatatatatatatatatatattagatttcatTACCAATCATCATATATAGCAGCCACAAGCACAACCAATCCCTCTCAGTCTAATACAGAGAACATCGCCAATGCATCACAATCACCTTCTGCACTCCAATTCAGGATGAAAGCCCGACTAGCAGTTTAAAGAAGAAAAGGATAGAAAGAAAAATGGATGACCACCAGAGTGTTTGCTCATCATAGAGGAACATgctttcataattataataatctTCAACTTTATAAAGACATATTAACATGTCTATGAAAGCTAGCAGAGCAGCAGCTCCGTCAGTAGGTTCATTTTCTTCTTCCACATGACGTGGCGCGTACGGCGTCCCGTAACCATTTGGCAGTGGCGGGTTTGCAGCGCCGCCAGTTTGACCGCTCATCATCATCCTCTGCTGCTCCATCATGACAGCCATGTATTGCTGCCGGTAGGGGTTGGTAGAAGGAGCAGACATCTCTGGTGCCGCCATGCCTCCATGAAAGTAACCAGCCGGAATATTCCCCATATGGCTGGGCCGCCTTGTTATTGTTTCCTCCTCCATTTTCACCACCACCACCCTGGTTTGGGTTGTCCTCACTGTCATCGTCAACGTCATCACCCTGGTTTTGGTTGTCCTCATTGTCGCCGTCAATGTCATCATCCTGGTTTTGGTTGTCCTCGTTGTCTCCATGGATGTCATCAGCCTCCTCATTGTGGTCTCTCTCCTCATCGCTGCCTCTCTCTTCATCGGCATTATTCTCGGGAGGAAGGTCGAACTTGACTGACTTCTTATCCTTTCGGCCGAAGGGCAACTTCGGGCCCTGCAGGTGGGGGAGCTTCATATTTTTACATCTTCCTCCACCACCCTTTTTGGGCTTGCCATTGTCTTCCTGCTGCCCTTTCCCATCCTTAAGCTGGTCGTCGTTCTTTCCATCCTCTGAGCCCCAGAGCTCTGCACAGTTACCAGCCTTTTTTAGCGTTTGCAGAAGGATGGCAGGATCAACATTGCCTGAGACTGTCACCATCTTCTCCTCTGCATCTATGTCGACCTGGTCGACCCCTGAAAGCCAACAGCAAAAAGAAAACAGAAAGAATTAGAGACACACGGAGAGAAGACCGGGTTGATTTTTAAAACAAGAAGTTGGACAAAAAGCCCGTACCATACTagcataaagaataaataaaCTAATAATTTAGACAAGCTCTAAATCATAGAATGGCACTAGGGTACAGAATAATTAAAAAGAAACATAAGAACGAGCGGAAATATCTTCAATCTTATAGTGGAAATAAAAACTAAGCACGCACACCAAGCACAAAAACCATGAAACACAATTATAgtggaaataaa contains these protein-coding regions:
- the LOC140857845 gene encoding uncharacterized protein, with the translated sequence MVTVSGNVDPAILLQTLKKAGNCAELWGSEDGKNDDQLKDGKGQQEDNGKPKKGGGGRCKNMKLPHLQGPKLPFGRKDKKSVKFDLPPENNADEERGSDEERDHNEEADDIHGDNEDNQNQDDDIDGDNEDNQNQGDDVDDDSEDNPNQGGGGENGGGNNNKAAQPYGEYSGWLLSWRHGGTRDVCSFYQPLPAAIHGCHDGAAEDDDERSNWRRCKPATAKWLRDAVRATSCGRRK